A portion of the Nitrospira sp. genome contains these proteins:
- a CDS encoding segregation/condensation protein A → MDNQLDGVGQTELPYQVRIENFEGPLDLLLHLIKKSEINIYDIPIALITGQYLDYLETMTELNLSVAGEFLVMASTLLQIKSKMLLPVDEAADDEEDGPDPREELVRRLLEYKTYKDAARQLDSQERMWREIYTRAPAPREEAAAGEETLEDVSLFDLVDALQGILNRNPGKSLMEIIPDNLTVRDRMNTILEALEGRESVSFAALFEASSHRLVVIVTFLALLELIRLRTARVFQAENFGPILVSRNFSLVPEPAELDDSEWR, encoded by the coding sequence GTGGATAACCAGCTCGACGGAGTGGGTCAGACCGAACTCCCCTACCAGGTTCGCATCGAGAATTTTGAGGGACCGCTCGATCTTCTGCTGCATCTCATCAAGAAGAGCGAGATCAACATCTACGACATTCCGATCGCCCTGATCACCGGCCAATACCTCGACTACCTCGAAACGATGACCGAGTTGAACCTCTCGGTGGCGGGGGAGTTCCTGGTCATGGCGTCCACGCTGCTGCAGATTAAGTCGAAAATGCTGCTTCCAGTCGATGAAGCCGCGGACGACGAGGAAGACGGACCGGACCCGCGCGAGGAACTCGTCCGCCGATTGCTCGAATACAAGACCTACAAGGACGCCGCCCGCCAGCTGGACTCTCAGGAGCGCATGTGGCGGGAAATCTATACCAGGGCGCCGGCGCCGCGCGAAGAGGCGGCTGCGGGCGAGGAGACGCTGGAGGATGTGAGCCTGTTCGATCTGGTGGACGCGCTGCAGGGAATCCTCAATCGGAATCCCGGCAAGTCGCTCATGGAAATCATCCCCGACAACCTCACGGTTCGCGATCGCATGAACACGATTCTTGAAGCGCTGGAGGGACGAGAGTCGGTCAGCTTCGCCGCCCTGTTCGAGGCGTCGTCGCATCGGCTGGTCGTCATCGTCACGTTTCTCGCGCTGTTGGAACTGATCCGGTTGAGGACGGCCCGGGTGTTCCAGGCGGAAAATTTCGGGCCGATCCTGGTCTCGCGCAATTTTTCGTTGGTGCCGGAGCCGGCGGAACTGGACGATTCGGAATGGAGGTAA
- a CDS encoding methyltransferase domain-containing protein, with amino-acid sequence MKPAVALHEPRSLDGETRALLSWHVPDLVAYQHSEDEWWFAPLDDNLPIVRLNRTGLEMLKSMNGHTTVGALLEKYGERVCGPDGEPGRWHLERWSLPTYSLCFYGTEPPGGHRHKAKWDVLLQQIREGWSGQDEFEGEEHLEDFHVHGLNDGGEDDGHFDLIETTVSHLFRESNETLNGLSYGRLLMQKLRRLGWFSPKPKVLVEIGGGLGYVARDLGKELLPFEKQGVKYLSVDITKPFLKRQLVRAAEGGWSCTGARANGEFLPFKDNSVDLVIDNENMADMTPVKLTRQELISGTGETAQHQEALDWIRRARLPIENDPPDEVIFNLGPFRFVAELWRVLKPGGKAFLTEFGIEEGWPAPVKLPGHTEYEVQYGHLRQAVRWLGFQEQYLTLPQFLSIKPDTKVLCTGAAYTIQRFCGAIHRPFTVRAYTERELKEALGEMFPRLQGLHYHDVADPAWFGLLDFKVLLLEKPGGMVKSAFTEQKGYRWYSQR; translated from the coding sequence ATGAAACCCGCCGTCGCCCTCCACGAACCACGTTCCCTTGATGGAGAGACCCGCGCGCTCCTGTCCTGGCACGTTCCCGACCTGGTCGCCTATCAGCACAGTGAGGACGAATGGTGGTTCGCCCCGCTCGACGACAATCTGCCGATTGTCCGGCTCAATCGCACCGGCCTTGAAATGCTCAAGTCGATGAACGGACATACCACCGTCGGCGCGCTGCTGGAGAAGTACGGCGAGAGAGTCTGCGGCCCCGACGGGGAGCCGGGCCGGTGGCACCTGGAACGCTGGTCTCTGCCCACCTATTCCTTGTGCTTCTACGGGACCGAACCTCCGGGTGGACATCGACACAAGGCCAAATGGGATGTGCTGCTCCAGCAAATCCGAGAGGGATGGTCCGGCCAGGACGAGTTTGAAGGCGAGGAGCATCTCGAGGACTTTCACGTGCATGGGCTCAACGACGGCGGAGAGGACGACGGTCACTTCGATCTGATCGAAACGACCGTCTCCCACCTCTTCCGGGAGTCGAACGAGACGCTGAACGGCCTTTCCTACGGGCGGCTGCTGATGCAGAAGCTGCGCCGGCTCGGCTGGTTCAGCCCCAAACCCAAGGTGCTGGTGGAGATCGGCGGCGGACTGGGCTATGTGGCGCGAGATCTGGGTAAAGAGCTTCTGCCCTTTGAGAAACAGGGCGTGAAGTACCTGTCCGTCGACATCACCAAGCCCTTTCTGAAACGACAGCTGGTCCGCGCGGCGGAAGGAGGCTGGTCCTGTACCGGCGCCCGCGCAAACGGGGAATTCCTACCGTTCAAGGATAATTCCGTCGACCTCGTCATCGACAACGAAAACATGGCGGACATGACGCCGGTCAAACTCACCAGGCAGGAATTGATATCGGGCACGGGGGAGACCGCGCAGCATCAGGAAGCGCTTGATTGGATCAGACGCGCGCGGCTTCCCATCGAAAACGATCCGCCCGATGAGGTTATCTTCAACCTCGGCCCCTTTCGGTTCGTGGCGGAACTGTGGCGTGTGCTGAAACCGGGAGGAAAGGCGTTCTTAACCGAATTCGGCATCGAAGAGGGCTGGCCGGCGCCGGTGAAACTCCCGGGCCATACCGAATACGAAGTGCAGTACGGCCACCTACGCCAAGCCGTGCGGTGGCTGGGGTTCCAGGAGCAATACCTCACGCTCCCGCAGTTCCTTTCGATCAAGCCCGATACAAAGGTGCTCTGCACCGGCGCCGCCTATACGATCCAGCGATTCTGCGGGGCGATCCATCGGCCTTTCACCGTTCGGGCCTACACCGAACGGGAACTCAAGGAGGCCTTAGGGGAGATGTTCCCGCGATTGCAGGGCCTCCACTACCACGACGTGGCCGACCCGGCCTGGTTCGGCCTCCTCGATTTCAAAGTGTTGCTGCTGGAAAAACCCGGCGGCATGGTCAAATCAGCTTTCACCGAGCAGAAGGGATATCGCTGGTATTCACAGCGATAG
- the scpB gene encoding SMC-Scp complex subunit ScpB, with translation MSSTELQENGCMDQAEPDPSGHTGQNSDDAAGAAGPSESDAAGQMELTAILEALLFVSGEPLALARLASTIGTVSKAEVQQALGRLRDQLAHDGRGIQLVQVAGGYRLATKADCAPWLKRLEKAKAAQRLSRSALESLAIIAYKQPLVRAEIEEIRGVETSGVIRTLLERKLVRIVGRKEVPGRPIMYGTTKYFLEHFGLQDLSQLPPLREFKELGEAEQAMLPIEEVTMVGEQQAETVDASEPASASTEPFQAEEGETAEEMAMVAGSAPAFVSESVEHA, from the coding sequence ATGAGTTCGACCGAACTGCAGGAGAACGGGTGCATGGATCAGGCGGAGCCGGATCCTTCAGGGCACACCGGTCAGAACTCGGACGATGCCGCCGGTGCGGCGGGGCCGAGCGAGAGCGATGCAGCGGGACAGATGGAACTCACCGCCATTCTCGAGGCCTTGCTGTTCGTATCCGGCGAACCGCTTGCGCTCGCGCGACTGGCTTCGACCATCGGCACCGTATCCAAAGCGGAGGTGCAACAGGCACTCGGCCGGCTTCGGGACCAGCTGGCGCACGACGGCCGAGGGATCCAACTGGTTCAAGTCGCCGGAGGCTATCGGCTTGCGACGAAAGCGGACTGCGCGCCGTGGCTCAAGCGGTTGGAGAAGGCCAAGGCGGCTCAGCGCCTCTCGCGATCCGCGCTGGAATCGCTGGCGATCATCGCGTACAAGCAGCCGCTGGTTCGTGCGGAGATCGAGGAGATCCGGGGAGTGGAAACCTCGGGCGTCATTCGCACGTTGTTGGAGCGAAAGCTCGTCCGCATCGTCGGGCGGAAGGAAGTACCGGGCCGGCCGATCATGTACGGCACCACCAAATATTTCCTGGAGCATTTCGGCCTGCAAGACCTCAGTCAGCTGCCTCCGCTTCGCGAGTTCAAAGAACTGGGTGAGGCGGAACAGGCTATGTTGCCCATCGAAGAAGTCACGATGGTCGGCGAGCAGCAAGCGGAAACGGTCGATGCGTCCGAGCCGGCTTCTGCTTCCACGGAGCCGTTTCAAGCCGAAGAAGGGGAGACGGCGGAGGAAATGGCGATGGTTGCCGGGAGTGCTCCCGCGTTCGTCAGCGAATCGGTCGAGCACGCTTAG
- a CDS encoding 6-bladed beta-propeller, whose product MINAWLMDEMFRFDRAPLWAEGNPGEWGAGDSIAEEEELPPAPANVAAKCGNGRITITWDPVPDAMYYNLYFQTTKGVQIKFSELTRPIAGAADFKAVIGVKKDKATCLEGAQSPFVHDDLANGTCYHYVVTVVTPKGESQESQEVMAIPSPYLLAMNLGSEGVDDGEFSSPTGIALDKEGNIYVADTDNHSIQKFDKSGKFLARWGGEPSSQEGSFYYPRGLAVGANDTLYVSDSGNNRVQKFDLEGNVMQAWGKFGFAWRGAEMGVFDVPWGVATDQEGNLYVSDTSNSRIQKFKADGSPLLKWGRDGSFDGAFFFPRGVAVDFVGNIFVADESNNRIQKFDARGSFLSKWGREGSGPGQFKAPWGVACDAVGNVYVVDTGNHRIQKFDGNGTFLCAWGNRGKTEGQLNFPYGIAVDKEGCVYVVDSGNNRVLKYVPTEEELSRGHEAAAAQEPTEAPAPHSVVVKAGDTEIFVSWMEVPGAVSYNLYFNTSQGLTKPTGTKIEGVTNPFTHTGLTNDTPYFYAVAAVFESGTESELSAEVTAMPVLIDVTAPQNAYAVINHGAFMTNSPEVVVTISANDVDTGVGAYFISEAPLTPMAGTPGWVDVTPALKFGATIPFILSLGDGPKTVYVWFKDIGGNVSTPAAAGILVNTSGYLCVAKWGRPGRGASLLHGGEFMAPMYGLSVDQQGSLFVVDNGNNRIQKFDNAGNFIILWGNFGSANANFHNPTGIACDGKGDVWSVDTNNHRVQKFDGKLGGYVLKFGSRGNGEGQFNSPWGIAVDRVRGYVYVVDSANFRVQKFDMTGEFVMSWGSFGNADGQFYFPRGVAVDQSDGSVYVVDMGNHRVQKFDTSTNVLPQLLTKWGGSSEPGHASSQLAQEAGQLRSPWGVAVDGAGDVYVTDTGNHRVEKFDREGNFITQWGGYGNGDGQFNFPYGIAVDAKGSVFVVDSGNTRVQQFMPADEGSERLQEESEAAAEIAKAQGATSA is encoded by the coding sequence ATGATCAACGCATGGCTCATGGATGAGATGTTTCGGTTCGATCGCGCGCCGCTGTGGGCGGAGGGAAACCCGGGCGAATGGGGCGCCGGTGATTCGATCGCCGAAGAAGAAGAGTTACCTCCGGCGCCGGCCAACGTCGCGGCCAAGTGCGGAAACGGCCGTATCACGATCACATGGGATCCCGTGCCGGATGCCATGTACTACAACTTATATTTTCAAACGACCAAGGGCGTCCAGATCAAGTTTTCGGAGCTCACCAGGCCGATTGCCGGGGCGGCCGATTTCAAGGCCGTCATCGGCGTGAAGAAGGACAAGGCGACCTGTCTTGAAGGCGCGCAGTCGCCGTTCGTGCACGACGACCTGGCCAACGGCACCTGCTACCACTACGTCGTGACGGTGGTGACCCCGAAGGGAGAAAGTCAAGAGTCGCAGGAAGTCATGGCGATCCCCTCGCCCTACCTGCTGGCCATGAACCTCGGCTCGGAAGGGGTGGATGACGGAGAGTTCAGCTCGCCTACCGGGATTGCGCTGGACAAAGAGGGAAATATCTACGTCGCGGATACCGATAACCACTCGATCCAGAAATTCGACAAATCCGGAAAGTTCCTCGCGCGCTGGGGCGGAGAGCCCTCGTCCCAGGAGGGGAGTTTTTACTATCCGCGCGGTCTCGCAGTCGGCGCGAACGACACCCTGTATGTGTCCGACAGCGGCAACAACCGGGTGCAAAAGTTCGATCTCGAGGGCAACGTCATGCAGGCCTGGGGCAAGTTCGGCTTTGCTTGGCGCGGTGCTGAAATGGGCGTCTTCGACGTGCCCTGGGGTGTGGCGACGGACCAGGAGGGCAATCTCTACGTTTCGGACACGAGCAATTCCAGAATTCAGAAGTTCAAGGCCGACGGATCGCCCCTGCTGAAATGGGGACGGGACGGCAGCTTCGACGGAGCGTTTTTCTTTCCTCGCGGGGTGGCGGTCGATTTCGTCGGCAACATCTTCGTCGCCGACGAGAGTAACAATCGTATCCAGAAGTTCGATGCTCGGGGCAGCTTCCTGTCCAAGTGGGGCCGCGAGGGCTCCGGGCCGGGACAATTCAAGGCACCGTGGGGCGTCGCCTGTGACGCGGTCGGCAACGTCTACGTCGTCGACACTGGAAACCATCGGATCCAAAAGTTCGACGGCAACGGGACCTTCTTGTGCGCGTGGGGCAACCGAGGCAAGACGGAGGGGCAGCTCAATTTTCCCTACGGGATCGCTGTCGACAAGGAAGGGTGCGTCTACGTCGTCGACAGCGGCAACAACCGGGTGCTCAAGTATGTTCCGACCGAGGAGGAACTCAGCCGGGGCCACGAGGCCGCCGCCGCGCAGGAGCCGACCGAGGCTCCGGCGCCGCACAGTGTCGTGGTCAAGGCCGGTGACACGGAGATCTTCGTCAGCTGGATGGAGGTGCCGGGCGCCGTGTCCTACAACCTCTACTTCAATACTTCCCAGGGCCTGACTAAACCGACCGGAACGAAGATCGAAGGTGTGACCAATCCATTCACCCACACGGGCTTGACCAACGACACCCCCTACTTTTATGCAGTCGCGGCCGTCTTCGAGAGTGGGACCGAAAGCGAATTGTCGGCCGAGGTCACCGCGATGCCGGTGCTCATCGACGTGACGGCTCCGCAGAACGCCTACGCCGTCATCAACCACGGCGCATTCATGACGAATTCGCCGGAAGTGGTGGTGACGATTTCCGCCAACGACGTCGACACGGGCGTCGGAGCGTATTTCATTTCCGAAGCGCCGCTGACCCCCATGGCGGGCACGCCCGGATGGGTCGACGTGACGCCGGCGCTCAAGTTCGGTGCGACGATTCCCTTCATTCTCTCGTTAGGCGACGGCCCGAAGACGGTCTACGTCTGGTTCAAGGATATCGGCGGCAACGTGTCCACGCCGGCCGCGGCCGGCATTCTGGTCAACACGTCGGGCTACCTCTGCGTCGCCAAATGGGGCCGTCCGGGCCGCGGCGCCTCGCTGCTCCACGGCGGCGAATTCATGGCTCCGATGTACGGCCTTTCGGTGGACCAGCAGGGGTCCCTGTTCGTGGTCGACAACGGGAACAACCGCATCCAGAAATTCGACAACGCTGGCAACTTCATCATCCTCTGGGGAAATTTCGGCTCGGCTAACGCGAATTTCCACAATCCCACCGGCATCGCCTGCGACGGCAAAGGAGATGTCTGGTCCGTGGACACCAACAATCATCGGGTGCAGAAGTTCGACGGCAAACTCGGCGGCTACGTTCTGAAGTTCGGCTCCAGGGGGAACGGCGAGGGGCAGTTCAATTCGCCCTGGGGGATCGCGGTCGACCGGGTGCGAGGCTATGTGTATGTCGTGGACAGCGCCAATTTCCGCGTGCAGAAATTCGACATGACCGGAGAATTCGTCATGTCGTGGGGGAGCTTCGGCAACGCCGACGGACAGTTCTACTTCCCGAGAGGCGTGGCGGTCGATCAGTCGGACGGCTCGGTCTATGTCGTCGACATGGGCAACCACCGCGTGCAGAAGTTCGACACCAGCACCAACGTCCTGCCGCAATTGCTCACCAAGTGGGGCGGCAGTTCGGAGCCAGGGCACGCCAGCAGCCAGTTGGCCCAGGAAGCGGGACAATTGCGTTCGCCGTGGGGCGTGGCCGTCGACGGAGCGGGCGACGTGTACGTCACCGATACGGGCAACCACCGGGTCGAAAAGTTCGACAGGGAAGGTAATTTCATCACCCAGTGGGGCGGGTACGGCAACGGAGACGGGCAGTTCAATTTCCCGTACGGGATCGCGGTCGATGCGAAAGGCAGCGTGTTCGTGGTCGACAGCGGCAACACACGTGTGCAGCAGTTCATGCCCGCCGACGAAGGCAGCGAGCGGCTGCAGGAGGAATCCGAGGCGGCGGCAGAAATTGCGAAGGCGCAAGGCGCGACGAGCGCCTAG
- the recG gene encoding ATP-dependent DNA helicase RecG → MSPPWACDTILADMWRSAEDESSESFQRWLDRLARPIAFATRDAGACLPIIKNLDSFVTDQVSRTLSRQSYPRAVEASLLKLREIFDTEHRKLSTADQQRRLCEAAAIVQTLRAMHHRDSAAEVPIAPTAPSGGGGGLRGALWSVPIRFVKGVGPKRTSLLQRFGIETVEQALWTIPWRYEDRSVITPIGQLAPGMDASICGIIVRSEARRARHRRLSILDIFVEDRTGRMQAVFFNQPFLEPVLAVGVTVLLTGRVVAGARGWVDTRMDVSQYEVVGSDVEAPVHVGRIVPIYHETKGWTSRQMRLLTKGLLDAYAAGMQDILPTAMRARYRLPPIDQAVEEVHFPRPGTPLPALEQGRTPAHRRLAFEELLLLQLALAVRQGALKEERKPMRCDSKTALLGKLSRRIPFKLTAAQQRVIGDIVADMTSSRPMNRLVQGDVGCGKTMVALHAMVLACGSGYQAALMVPTEILAEQHYRALKHLLESVGLSVALISGGGRANERKAARERVASGSVQVAIGTHALIQQGVTFPKLALVVIDEQHRFGVLQRKTLAEKGYAPDVLVLTATPIPRTLAMTVYGDLDVSVIDQLPPGRRPVRTFLYQESQRRRAYQILKDEVRSGRQAYVVYPLVEESEKVDLQAAIQGADRLRTEELSEFHVAVLHGRMKSTDKDRTMEDFTKGKVQVLVSTTVVEVGVDVPNATVMLIEHAERFGLAQLHQLRGRVGRGEHQSYCLLMASGIPRGKGVLGQRGNAATLPRHSATPPSSSAAGERLEALVRSADGFVIAEEDLRIRGPGEFFGYRQWGVPEFRVANLIRDADLLQQARQEAFALLRNDRTLAAPAYRMLRDAMMRRWEKKLDLGSVS, encoded by the coding sequence TTGAGCCCACCCTGGGCCTGTGATACGATCCTCGCCGACATGTGGCGCTCTGCCGAGGACGAATCTTCCGAGTCCTTCCAGCGATGGCTGGACCGGCTGGCGCGTCCGATCGCGTTCGCTACCCGCGATGCCGGTGCCTGTCTCCCCATAATCAAGAATCTCGACAGCTTCGTGACCGACCAGGTCTCGCGGACCTTGTCGCGGCAGTCGTATCCTCGAGCGGTCGAAGCCTCTCTTCTGAAGTTGCGGGAGATCTTCGACACGGAACATCGGAAGCTCTCGACCGCCGACCAGCAGCGCCGGCTGTGTGAGGCCGCTGCGATCGTGCAGACCTTGCGTGCGATGCATCACCGGGATTCCGCCGCCGAGGTGCCTATCGCCCCGACGGCGCCTTCCGGTGGGGGCGGCGGGCTGCGCGGCGCGCTGTGGTCTGTCCCCATCCGGTTCGTGAAGGGGGTCGGTCCCAAACGCACCTCATTGCTCCAGCGGTTTGGAATCGAAACGGTCGAGCAGGCCCTATGGACCATTCCTTGGCGATACGAGGATCGGTCCGTCATCACACCGATCGGGCAACTCGCGCCCGGGATGGACGCTTCGATTTGCGGCATCATCGTGCGCAGCGAGGCCAGACGCGCCCGGCATCGGCGACTCAGCATTTTGGACATTTTCGTGGAAGACCGGACCGGTCGCATGCAGGCGGTGTTCTTCAACCAGCCCTTCCTGGAGCCGGTTCTTGCCGTGGGCGTCACGGTGCTGCTGACTGGCCGCGTCGTCGCGGGGGCGCGGGGTTGGGTGGACACCAGAATGGATGTGTCCCAATACGAAGTCGTCGGGTCCGACGTAGAAGCGCCGGTGCATGTGGGGCGGATTGTGCCGATCTACCATGAAACGAAGGGCTGGACGTCGAGGCAAATGCGGCTGTTGACGAAAGGATTGCTCGACGCTTATGCGGCTGGGATGCAGGATATTCTTCCGACCGCGATGCGAGCCCGGTATCGATTGCCGCCGATCGACCAGGCGGTCGAAGAGGTTCACTTCCCCAGGCCGGGCACGCCCTTGCCCGCACTCGAGCAGGGACGAACGCCCGCGCATCGCCGGCTCGCGTTCGAAGAACTCCTCCTTTTGCAGTTGGCGCTTGCGGTGCGACAGGGCGCCCTCAAGGAGGAGCGCAAGCCCATGCGTTGTGACTCCAAGACGGCGCTCCTCGGCAAGTTGTCACGACGCATTCCATTCAAGCTGACGGCGGCGCAGCAGCGGGTTATCGGCGATATTGTCGCGGATATGACGTCCTCGAGGCCGATGAACCGATTGGTCCAGGGAGATGTGGGATGCGGGAAGACGATGGTGGCGCTGCACGCGATGGTCCTTGCCTGCGGGTCCGGATATCAGGCCGCGCTGATGGTCCCCACGGAAATTCTGGCGGAGCAACACTATCGGGCGCTGAAGCACCTGCTGGAATCGGTCGGGTTGTCGGTGGCGCTGATCAGCGGAGGCGGGCGCGCGAACGAACGAAAGGCTGCGCGTGAACGAGTCGCGTCGGGTTCGGTGCAGGTGGCGATCGGAACGCATGCATTGATTCAGCAAGGTGTCACATTCCCCAAGTTGGCGTTGGTGGTGATCGACGAGCAGCACCGGTTCGGTGTGCTGCAGCGGAAGACCCTGGCCGAGAAGGGATATGCTCCGGATGTGCTGGTCCTGACGGCCACTCCCATCCCGAGAACCTTGGCCATGACCGTCTATGGAGATCTCGACGTCTCGGTCATCGATCAATTGCCCCCAGGTCGCAGGCCGGTCCGCACGTTCCTCTATCAGGAGTCGCAACGAAGGCGCGCCTATCAGATCCTGAAGGATGAAGTGCGTTCGGGCCGCCAGGCCTATGTGGTCTACCCGCTCGTCGAGGAATCGGAGAAGGTCGATCTGCAGGCGGCCATCCAAGGCGCTGATCGGCTCCGCACGGAGGAGTTGTCCGAATTCCATGTGGCGGTTCTCCATGGCCGGATGAAATCGACGGACAAGGACCGGACGATGGAGGACTTCACGAAGGGCAAGGTTCAAGTCCTGGTCTCGACGACCGTCGTCGAAGTCGGGGTCGACGTCCCCAATGCCACAGTCATGCTGATCGAGCATGCCGAGCGTTTCGGATTGGCGCAGCTTCATCAATTACGGGGACGGGTGGGGCGCGGCGAACACCAATCCTATTGTCTGCTTATGGCCTCCGGGATACCACGCGGTAAGGGGGTGCTGGGTCAACGGGGTAACGCTGCAACCCTGCCTCGCCACTCCGCTACCCCGCCTTCTTCATCCGCAGCCGGGGAGCGGTTGGAAGCATTGGTCCGGTCGGCCGATGGATTCGTCATTGCCGAAGAAGACCTGCGGATTCGCGGACCCGGAGAGTTCTTCGGCTATCGGCAGTGGGGCGTGCCGGAGTTTCGCGTGGCCAATCTGATACGGGATGCGGATCTGCTTCAACAGGCCCGTCAGGAAGCGTTCGCCTTGTTGAGGAACGACCGGACATTGGCCGCCCCGGCCTATCGCATGTTGCGCGACGCGATGATGCGGAGGTGGGAAAAGAAGTTGGATTTGGGATCGGTGAGTTGA
- a CDS encoding pentapeptide repeat-containing protein produces MGVKPEDRRLALTPGISYKGGMLVRAYIVVLAGWLLWAGIAIPVSAAPCRIETGSGRAAAALKKRLGADCTAQDRERYKLQAVEVLAAIKQGKSVDLDGVVIEGDLRLNELHLGALPRESERQPIVPASVARVISGSVSVTHSIVRGSVRHGAERDALIVKGAVDLTGTRFEQPVDLSHAEFLQPVTLSGAVFLRESYFVRAGFLHGLTAEGTAFGPHSRFHRARFHDRASFRNARFNGLAEFLEVEFYPDADFSGAGFASGTGFSGGVFHGVADFSDASFERGAFFTFTRFEGDARFRRTIFHATADFDDARFTARDDFSDAVFERDSRFGRVTRGDRPSPASEGQDRPMQYVVTLALLVLSALLIAYLVRSR; encoded by the coding sequence GTGGGAGTAAAGCCAGAAGATCGTCGCCTTGCCTTGACCCCGGGCATCTCGTATAAGGGCGGCATGCTGGTGCGCGCGTACATCGTTGTTCTGGCGGGCTGGCTGCTGTGGGCCGGTATCGCGATCCCCGTATCTGCGGCACCGTGCCGGATCGAGACCGGTTCGGGACGCGCCGCGGCGGCCCTGAAGAAGCGACTGGGCGCCGATTGTACGGCGCAAGACCGTGAACGGTACAAGCTCCAAGCCGTCGAAGTGCTGGCCGCCATCAAGCAGGGGAAATCGGTTGACCTGGACGGAGTCGTGATCGAGGGCGATCTGCGGTTGAACGAGCTCCATCTCGGGGCCCTTCCTCGCGAGAGCGAACGTCAGCCGATCGTTCCGGCAAGCGTCGCTCGGGTCATTTCCGGCTCTGTTTCCGTGACGCATTCGATCGTCCGCGGGTCGGTGCGGCATGGGGCCGAGCGGGACGCGCTGATCGTCAAGGGAGCCGTCGACCTGACCGGCACGCGATTCGAGCAGCCGGTCGACCTGTCTCATGCGGAGTTCCTGCAGCCGGTGACGCTCTCGGGCGCCGTGTTTCTCCGGGAGAGCTACTTCGTTCGTGCCGGCTTCCTCCACGGCCTGACGGCCGAGGGAACGGCCTTCGGTCCCCACAGCAGATTTCATCGCGCGCGATTTCACGATCGCGCGTCGTTCCGGAACGCACGGTTCAACGGGCTCGCGGAGTTCCTGGAGGTCGAGTTCTATCCGGACGCCGACTTCTCCGGGGCGGGATTCGCATCCGGCACCGGATTTTCCGGAGGTGTCTTTCACGGCGTCGCAGATTTTTCCGACGCCAGCTTCGAACGTGGGGCGTTCTTCACCTTTACGCGATTCGAGGGAGACGCCCGGTTCCGTCGCACGATCTTCCACGCGACTGCGGATTTCGACGACGCACGATTCACGGCGCGCGATGATTTCTCCGACGCGGTGTTCGAACGGGACTCCAGATTCGGCAGAGTCACGCGAGGGGACCGGCCGTCGCCGGCATCGGAGGGCCAGGACCGGCCGATGCAGTACGTGGTAACCCTCGCGTTGCTCGTCCTGAGCGCCTTGTTGATCGCCTACCTGGTCCGATCCCGCTGA
- a CDS encoding Ppx/GppA phosphatase family protein codes for MSLVRLAGIDIGTLTCRLLIADLPSHGPLSNLRSERRILRLGEGVDRSKRLNDAAMERVVHCLKEWRDVIDSYRVDGCAVVATSAVRDAANRREFLDCVKRETRFDIEVITGEEEARRTMLGIRSGLPDGVADMLALDIGGGSTEFILDRPGQPPVVRSINIGVVRLSERVLVHDPPTAAEIQEARDWIRPETEAAVADMPRSPEHIFVGTAGTITSLAAMAQKLSSYEPARIHNYRLSLDAVRDLEEQLLARRKADRVGFPGLESGREDVIVAGVIMLRTIMDTLAAGSCLVSDLGLREGVLIDLARRMGNRCTEMQTGVARM; via the coding sequence ATGAGCCTGGTGCGTCTTGCCGGAATCGACATCGGTACGTTGACCTGCCGCCTTCTGATCGCCGACCTGCCGTCCCACGGGCCGCTCAGCAACTTGCGTTCGGAACGCCGTATCCTGCGGCTCGGCGAAGGCGTCGATCGATCGAAACGGCTCAACGACGCCGCGATGGAGCGAGTCGTACACTGTCTGAAAGAATGGCGTGACGTCATCGACAGCTACCGGGTCGACGGCTGTGCCGTCGTGGCAACGAGCGCCGTACGTGATGCCGCCAATCGGCGGGAATTCCTCGATTGTGTGAAGCGCGAAACGCGATTCGACATCGAAGTCATCACCGGCGAGGAAGAAGCCCGGCGCACGATGCTCGGCATTCGGTCGGGCTTGCCGGATGGCGTTGCCGACATGCTGGCGCTCGACATCGGCGGCGGCAGCACGGAATTCATTCTTGATCGTCCAGGGCAGCCGCCGGTCGTGAGATCGATCAATATCGGCGTGGTGCGACTCTCCGAGCGGGTACTCGTTCACGATCCGCCGACCGCCGCCGAAATTCAGGAAGCGCGCGACTGGATCAGACCAGAGACGGAAGCCGCGGTCGCGGACATGCCGCGATCTCCGGAGCACATCTTCGTCGGGACGGCCGGAACCATTACCTCGTTGGCGGCCATGGCGCAGAAATTGTCGTCGTACGAGCCGGCGCGCATTCACAACTATCGTCTCAGTCTTGATGCCGTCCGCGACCTGGAGGAGCAACTGCTCGCAAGGAGGAAGGCCGACCGCGTCGGTTTTCCCGGACTGGAGAGCGGTCGCGAGGACGTCATCGTCGCGGGCGTGATCATGCTACGAACCATTATGGACACATTGGCGGCGGGCAGCTGCCTGGTCAGCGATCTGGGATTGCGCGAAGGGGTGCTGATTGATCTGGCGAGGCGGATGGGAAATCGGTGTACAGAGATGCAGACCGGAGTTGCTCGCATGTAG